One stretch of Bosea vaviloviae DNA includes these proteins:
- a CDS encoding amidohydrolase family protein: MRIDAHQHVWTLARGDYGWLTPALGPIHRDFGPDDLAPLLAGHDIDRTILVQAAPTEAETLFLLDVAARTPFIAGVVGWTDFEARDVGLRIAHLASTPLLVGLRPMVHDIPDVDWLAKPELDPAFDALIAENLAFDALLKPRHIAPMLSRLERHPGLAAVIDHAAKPDFVSGDLGDWREGITALARHPNLFCKLSGLVTEAAEDWTAATLRPVFEHLLASFGPQRLIWGSDWPVLTLRASYGRWIETVETLLAPLSETERAAIMGGNARKLYLARRGRSPL, translated from the coding sequence ATGCGGATCGACGCTCATCAGCATGTCTGGACGCTCGCACGCGGCGATTATGGCTGGCTGACGCCGGCGCTGGGACCGATCCATCGCGATTTCGGTCCCGACGATCTCGCGCCGCTTCTCGCCGGCCACGATATCGACCGCACCATCCTGGTCCAGGCCGCGCCGACGGAAGCCGAGACCCTGTTCCTGCTCGATGTCGCGGCCCGCACGCCCTTTATCGCCGGTGTCGTCGGCTGGACCGATTTCGAGGCAAGGGACGTAGGCTTGCGCATCGCGCATCTCGCCTCGACCCCGCTGCTCGTCGGCCTGCGCCCGATGGTGCATGACATCCCAGACGTGGACTGGCTCGCCAAACCGGAGCTCGACCCCGCTTTTGATGCGCTGATCGCGGAAAACCTCGCCTTCGACGCGCTGCTCAAGCCCCGGCACATCGCGCCGATGCTGAGCCGGCTCGAACGCCATCCCGGACTCGCCGCCGTGATCGACCATGCCGCCAAGCCCGACTTCGTCAGCGGCGACCTCGGCGATTGGCGCGAGGGCATCACGGCCCTGGCGCGGCATCCAAACCTGTTCTGCAAGCTGTCGGGCTTGGTCACCGAGGCGGCCGAGGACTGGACGGCTGCGACCTTGCGCCCGGTCTTCGAGCATCTGCTTGCGAGTTTTGGCCCGCAGCGCCTGATCTGGGGCAGCGACTGGCCCGTCCTGACCCTGCGCGCCAGCTATGGCCGCTGGATCGAGACCGTGGAGACGCTGCTCGCGCCGCTTTCGGAGACCGAGCGCGCCGCCATCATGGGCGGCAACGCCCGCAAGCTCTATCTCGCGCGCCGCGGACGCAGCCCGCTGTGA
- a CDS encoding IS481 family transposase — MDERVRFIADWLAGDVSMTELCEVYGISRKAGYKWRARYEAEGASGLANRSSAPLAHGLATPAPLVEKILDLRRARPSWGPRKIVAKLEQLHPDLSWPSHSTAHEILKRQGLISGRRLRRRPPPRLGALTTPERPNHVWAVDHKGWVTLGDGERCEPLTLADSYSRFVLAVSAGDGVHTAQAKPVMQRAFQVYGLPEVIRSDNGPPFASTSASGLSALSAWWIKLGIQPERTRPGSPQENGRLERFHLTLLEAMRPASLNRAAQAQRLEAFRRDYNHERPHQALGQKPPASFYNPSPRSMPDKLPQPDYPSDRTIRRVRSNGEIKIEGRLVQICSALKGEPVALEATEHGWCVWFYKQPIGLIDHQGQKLSPIYPG, encoded by the coding sequence ATGGACGAACGGGTGCGTTTCATAGCCGACTGGCTGGCGGGCGACGTGTCGATGACCGAGCTTTGCGAGGTTTACGGGATCAGTCGCAAAGCTGGGTACAAGTGGCGGGCGCGCTATGAGGCTGAGGGCGCGTCGGGGCTTGCGAACCGGTCATCGGCGCCGCTTGCGCACGGGCTGGCGACGCCTGCGCCGTTGGTGGAGAAGATCCTGGACCTGCGACGGGCGCGGCCGAGCTGGGGTCCGCGCAAGATCGTGGCTAAGCTTGAGCAGCTGCATCCGGACTTGTCCTGGCCATCGCATTCGACGGCGCACGAGATCCTCAAGCGCCAGGGCCTGATATCGGGCCGCCGCCTCCGACGCCGTCCCCCGCCCCGGCTGGGCGCGCTGACCACACCCGAGCGGCCGAACCACGTCTGGGCTGTGGACCACAAGGGTTGGGTCACCCTGGGCGACGGCGAGCGCTGCGAGCCGCTGACCCTGGCCGACAGCTACAGCCGCTTCGTCCTGGCGGTCTCGGCGGGCGACGGCGTCCACACCGCCCAGGCCAAGCCGGTCATGCAACGCGCCTTCCAGGTCTATGGCCTGCCCGAGGTCATCCGTTCCGACAACGGCCCGCCCTTCGCCTCCACCAGCGCCTCCGGGCTCAGCGCCCTGTCGGCCTGGTGGATCAAGCTGGGCATCCAGCCCGAGCGCACCCGGCCCGGTTCTCCTCAGGAAAATGGCCGCCTCGAACGCTTCCATCTCACCCTGCTGGAAGCCATGCGGCCCGCTTCACTCAACCGCGCCGCCCAGGCTCAGCGCCTGGAAGCCTTCCGACGCGACTACAACCACGAACGGCCCCATCAGGCCCTTGGCCAGAAGCCCCCCGCCAGCTTCTACAATCCTTCGCCCCGGTCCATGCCCGACAAACTTCCCCAACCCGACTACCCGTCCGATCGAACCATCCGCAGGGTGCGTAGCAACGGCGAGATCAAGATCGAGGGCCGCCTCGTACAGATCTGCTCCGCCCTCAAAGGTGAGCCCGTAGCCCTCGAAGCGACAGAGCACGGCTGGTGCGTCTGGTTCTACAAACAACCCATCGGCCTCATCGACCACCAAGGCCAGAAACTGTCACCAATCTACCCAGGCTAA
- a CDS encoding GntR family transcriptional regulator: MNQPEPEREAEPLKLRERAYASFTERLLAREIKPGQFVTQRELVALTGLPLGAIRELIPRLEAEGLIKTVPQRGMQVAHVDLNLIRNAFQFRLFLEREATALYAANATDAEIAEQRQRHEAIIARAQAGGDEALIEDAEDVDRLMHEAIIDHLDNDIVSKAFRVTWLKIRLIRQYETRIQNHILVPVMQDHLKIITAIEARDPLRAAEEMSLHIGNARTRAMNY, encoded by the coding sequence TTGAACCAGCCGGAGCCCGAACGCGAGGCCGAGCCGCTGAAACTGCGGGAGCGGGCCTACGCCAGCTTCACCGAGCGGTTATTGGCGCGCGAGATCAAGCCCGGGCAATTCGTGACCCAGCGCGAGCTCGTGGCGCTGACCGGCCTGCCTCTGGGGGCGATCCGCGAACTGATCCCTCGGCTCGAAGCCGAGGGATTGATCAAGACGGTGCCGCAGCGCGGCATGCAGGTCGCCCATGTCGACCTCAACCTGATCCGCAACGCCTTCCAGTTCCGGCTCTTCCTGGAAAGGGAGGCGACCGCGCTCTATGCGGCGAACGCGACCGATGCGGAAATCGCCGAGCAACGCCAGCGGCACGAGGCGATCATCGCGCGCGCGCAGGCCGGCGGCGACGAGGCGCTGATTGAGGACGCCGAGGATGTCGACCGATTGATGCATGAGGCGATCATCGATCACCTCGACAACGACATCGTCTCGAAGGCCTTCCGCGTCACCTGGCTGAAGATCAGGCTGATCCGGCAATATGAGACGCGGATCCAGAACCACATCCTAGTGCCGGTGATGCAGGACCATCTCAAGATCATTACGGCGATCGAGGCGCGCGACCCGCTGCGCGCCGCCGAGGAGATGAGCCTGCATATCGGCAATGCCCGGACGCGGGCGATGAATTACTGA
- a CDS encoding dihydrodipicolinate synthase family protein codes for MALNPNRFGLSCAITTPMREGGAVDLPRLVTHARHVLAEGCDSVTLFGTTGEGAALGLPARTAMMGALIGAGVDPAKQIYAGIAAASLHEAIEQARLALDAGAKGLLVAPPFYFKGVSDEGLYAWFSQFFDKLGASARNAILYHIPSVTAVSISVDLVQRLKTAFPGVVTGIKDSSGDYASTEAFLKAHGELAILVGDERQLARAVRAGAQGSICGVANLVPHLLRPLVYEGADSPVVNALVDEICSYPVMAAVKALVGHVHGDAGYGAMRAPLEALDEGQRKRLFAAFDTITRAKAA; via the coding sequence ATGGCTCTCAACCCCAACCGCTTCGGCCTCTCCTGCGCCATCACCACGCCGATGCGGGAGGGCGGCGCCGTCGATCTGCCGCGCCTTGTCACGCATGCGCGCCATGTCCTCGCCGAGGGCTGCGACAGCGTCACCCTGTTCGGCACCACCGGCGAGGGCGCTGCGCTCGGCCTGCCGGCGCGCACGGCGATGATGGGCGCGCTGATCGGGGCTGGCGTCGATCCCGCCAAGCAGATCTATGCAGGCATCGCGGCGGCTTCGCTGCATGAGGCTATCGAGCAGGCGCGGCTGGCGCTCGATGCCGGAGCCAAGGGCTTGCTGGTCGCGCCGCCGTTCTACTTCAAGGGCGTCAGCGACGAGGGGCTCTATGCCTGGTTCTCGCAGTTCTTCGACAAGCTCGGCGCCTCGGCGCGCAACGCCATTCTCTATCACATCCCCTCGGTGACGGCGGTCAGCATCAGCGTCGATCTCGTCCAGAGGCTCAAGACCGCGTTCCCGGGCGTCGTCACCGGCATCAAGGATTCGTCCGGCGATTATGCCAGCACGGAAGCCTTCCTGAAGGCTCATGGCGAGCTCGCCATCCTGGTCGGCGACGAGCGGCAGCTCGCCCGGGCGGTACGCGCGGGCGCGCAGGGCTCGATCTGCGGCGTCGCCAATCTCGTGCCGCATCTGCTGCGGCCGCTGGTCTATGAGGGGGCCGACAGCCCGGTGGTGAACGCGCTGGTCGACGAGATCTGCAGCTACCCTGTGATGGCGGCGGTGAAAGCCCTGGTCGGGCATGTGCATGGCGATGCCGGCTATGGCGCGATGCGTGCGCCTCTGGAGGCGCTTGACGAGGGCCAGCGCAAGCGGCTCTTCGCCGCCTTCGACACAATCACGCGCGCCAAGGCGGCCTGA
- a CDS encoding aldo/keto reductase, with amino-acid sequence MPASTTPIPSRTLGRSGLSVSTLGFGGAPLGDLYARLDEAQAVATVEAAIQSGVTLLDTSPLYGHGLSEHRIGAALRRVDRANIAVSTKVGRVAEPFGPRGDGSGYLGGLPHALRFDYSYDGTMRSLEQSALRLGVDRIDIVLIHDVDVWTHGADAIEARFSQAMDGAYRALEGLRASGAVKAIGVGVNEAEMCERFARAGDFDTMLLAGRYSLLEQPGLASFMPLALEKGIGLMLGGVFNSGILATGPVTGAKYNYKPAPPEILARVAAIEAVCLRHDVPLRRAALHFPLGHPAVASLVMGAVSAREVEDQIAELSTPVPAALWAELKAEGLLGADVPVPV; translated from the coding sequence ATGCCTGCCTCGACCACCCCGATCCCCAGCCGGACACTCGGCAGAAGCGGGCTGTCCGTCTCGACGCTTGGCTTCGGCGGCGCGCCGCTCGGCGATCTCTATGCCCGGCTCGACGAGGCCCAGGCCGTGGCGACGGTCGAGGCCGCCATCCAGAGCGGCGTGACGCTTCTCGACACCTCCCCGCTCTATGGCCACGGCCTGTCCGAGCACCGCATCGGCGCGGCTCTCCGTCGTGTCGACCGCGCCAACATCGCCGTCTCGACCAAGGTCGGCCGCGTCGCCGAGCCCTTTGGTCCGCGCGGCGACGGCTCCGGCTATCTCGGCGGCCTGCCGCATGCGCTGCGCTTCGACTATTCCTATGACGGCACGATGCGCTCGCTGGAGCAGTCGGCGCTGCGGCTCGGCGTCGACCGGATCGACATCGTCCTGATCCATGACGTCGATGTCTGGACGCATGGCGCGGACGCGATCGAGGCGCGCTTCTCGCAGGCCATGGACGGGGCCTATCGCGCGCTCGAAGGCTTGCGCGCGTCCGGCGCGGTGAAAGCGATCGGCGTCGGCGTCAACGAAGCCGAGATGTGCGAGCGCTTCGCCCGCGCCGGCGACTTCGACACGATGCTGCTGGCGGGCCGCTATTCCCTGCTGGAGCAGCCGGGGCTCGCCTCCTTCATGCCATTGGCGCTGGAGAAGGGCATCGGCCTGATGCTGGGCGGCGTCTTCAACTCCGGCATCCTCGCGACCGGCCCGGTCACTGGGGCGAAATACAATTACAAGCCGGCACCGCCCGAGATCCTCGCCCGCGTCGCGGCAATCGAAGCCGTCTGCCTCCGCCATGACGTGCCGCTGCGACGCGCCGCGCTGCATTTCCCGCTGGGGCACCCCGCTGTCGCGAGCCTTGTCATGGGCGCGGTCAGCGCCCGCGAGGTCGAGGACCAGATCGCCGAACTCTCCACCCCCGTTCCCGCCGCGCTCTGGGCCGAGCTGAAGGCCGAAGGGCTGCTCGGCGCCGACGTTCCCGTGCCGGTTTGA
- a CDS encoding carbohydrate ABC transporter permease → MKRLATKLGFYASVFVLVSPAVLVFLWMISLSLKNELDNTAFPPVFIPDPPTLKNYVDVFAQNNFGLYLWNSILVTGGAVLIGLLVGVPAGYGIARGKAAKFAVLILIARMTPALSYLIPLFLLFQITGLVGTITALVITHLVITIPIIVWIMIGYFENVPMELEDAARIDGATTWQAFRHVALPLALPGVTIGGILAFIFSWNNFIFSVVLGGKNSRTLPSAVYNSLTFEQISWGPLAAAALLVTLPVLLVTVLAQRQIVAGLSAGGLKDG, encoded by the coding sequence ATGAAGCGCCTCGCAACCAAACTCGGCTTCTACGCCTCCGTCTTCGTGCTGGTCTCGCCGGCGGTGCTGGTCTTCCTCTGGATGATCTCGCTGTCGCTGAAGAACGAGCTCGACAACACCGCCTTCCCGCCGGTCTTCATCCCCGACCCGCCGACGCTGAAGAACTATGTCGACGTTTTCGCGCAGAACAATTTCGGGCTCTATCTCTGGAATTCGATCCTGGTGACGGGCGGAGCCGTGCTGATCGGTCTGCTGGTCGGCGTGCCGGCGGGCTACGGCATCGCGCGCGGCAAGGCGGCAAAGTTCGCCGTCCTGATCCTGATTGCGCGGATGACGCCGGCCTTGTCCTATCTGATCCCGCTCTTCCTGCTGTTCCAGATCACCGGGCTGGTGGGCACGATCACGGCGCTGGTGATCACCCATCTCGTCATCACCATCCCGATCATCGTCTGGATCATGATCGGTTACTTCGAAAACGTCCCCATGGAGCTCGAAGACGCAGCGCGCATCGACGGCGCCACGACCTGGCAGGCCTTCCGCCATGTCGCGCTGCCGCTGGCGCTGCCCGGCGTCACGATCGGCGGCATCCTCGCCTTCATCTTCTCCTGGAACAACTTCATCTTCTCCGTCGTGCTCGGAGGCAAGAACAGCCGCACGCTGCCCTCGGCGGTCTACAACTCCCTGACCTTCGAGCAGATTTCGTGGGGGCCGCTGGCCGCGGCCGCGCTCCTCGTCACTCTGCCGGTTCTTCTCGTCACTGTCCTGGCGCAGCGCCAGATCGTCGCCGGTCTGTCCGCCGGAGGCCTCAAGGACGGGTAA
- a CDS encoding PAS domain-containing protein: MAAPAKRDPALIGPRRVLGSWLWKIEDGTLRASPAIARAFRVDPERAKLGLPLDDYIHAVHPDDREAFDIEVSKAVAVSGEFWAEYRVVAHDGSVRWLWDRGQCVVSKAGRPIEYMGVVIDITFGSHHDLDDAADHLMAAREIAAAARQNDLRFMIDMALLEVGRVAPHEQERLSSGSEH; encoded by the coding sequence ATGGCGGCACCCGCAAAGCGCGATCCAGCTCTGATCGGTCCCAGGCGTGTGCTCGGCTCGTGGCTGTGGAAGATCGAGGACGGCACACTGCGGGCAAGCCCCGCCATCGCCAGGGCTTTCCGGGTCGATCCCGAGCGCGCAAAGCTCGGGCTGCCGCTTGACGATTATATTCACGCCGTCCATCCCGATGATCGCGAGGCTTTCGACATCGAGGTCTCGAAGGCGGTCGCCGTCTCCGGCGAGTTCTGGGCCGAGTATCGCGTCGTGGCGCATGACGGCTCGGTGCGCTGGCTCTGGGATCGCGGCCAATGCGTCGTCTCGAAAGCCGGGCGGCCGATCGAATATATGGGGGTGGTGATCGACATCACCTTCGGCTCGCACCACGATCTGGACGATGCCGCCGACCATCTGATGGCGGCGCGCGAGATCGCGGCCGCGGCGCGGCAAAACGATCTGCGCTTCATGATCGATATGGCCCTGCTCGAGGTCGGCCGCGTAGCTCCGCACGAGCAGGAGCGGCTATCTTCCGGCAGCGAGCATTGA
- a CDS encoding ABC transporter substrate-binding protein codes for MTSMILKPTRRALLRNAAALGALGAIGAPAIIREANAQSSFNWKRFAGTKLDVMLVKNPRSDLMQSEEKAFTALTGIEVSSEQVPEQQQRQKAMIEFSSGKPAFDVTMLALHVQKRLSAKGKWMEDLRPYLADASLTSPDFDYADFAAGAVDFGKQADGAIDTLPHFIDFWMVYYNKEMFAQKGLEYPKTMDELVAAAAKLNDPAKGVAGFVSRGLKNANIPVWTSWLLGQGLETVSATGKLQTDGPEAVWAADMYRKLNKDYGPPGTIGFNWNECQTTFMQGRAAMWLDGIGFATPLEDPTKSRIVGKVGYGVTPAGPKAHHSALFGDGLGIARGSKNKQAAWLYLQYMCNKGNQLAMIKAGAGAPGRLSALGSSEASAGSRFPKQYFECLAESGKIARAGLPQIIPVTEFRDVFGVAITNTLTGADSATELKKATETFKPILEKSEQA; via the coding sequence ATGACATCCATGATCCTGAAGCCGACTCGCCGCGCCTTGCTGCGCAATGCTGCCGCGCTGGGCGCTCTTGGCGCGATCGGCGCGCCGGCGATCATCCGCGAGGCCAACGCGCAATCGAGCTTCAACTGGAAGCGCTTCGCCGGGACCAAGCTCGACGTGATGCTGGTGAAGAACCCGCGTTCCGACCTGATGCAGTCCGAGGAGAAGGCCTTCACCGCGCTGACCGGCATCGAGGTCTCTTCCGAGCAGGTGCCCGAGCAGCAGCAGCGCCAGAAGGCGATGATCGAGTTCTCGTCGGGCAAGCCCGCCTTCGACGTGACCATGCTGGCGCTGCACGTCCAGAAGCGGCTCTCGGCCAAGGGCAAGTGGATGGAGGATCTGCGTCCCTATCTCGCGGACGCCTCGCTGACCTCGCCTGATTTCGACTATGCCGATTTCGCAGCCGGCGCGGTGGACTTCGGCAAGCAGGCGGACGGGGCGATCGACACGCTGCCGCACTTCATCGATTTCTGGATGGTCTATTACAACAAGGAGATGTTCGCGCAGAAGGGGCTCGAATATCCCAAGACCATGGACGAGCTGGTGGCTGCCGCAGCCAAGCTGAACGACCCGGCGAAGGGCGTTGCCGGCTTCGTCTCGCGCGGCTTGAAGAACGCCAATATCCCGGTCTGGACCTCCTGGCTGCTGGGGCAGGGGCTGGAGACGGTTTCGGCCACCGGCAAGCTGCAGACCGACGGGCCGGAGGCGGTCTGGGCTGCGGACATGTACCGCAAGCTCAACAAGGATTACGGCCCTCCGGGCACGATCGGCTTCAACTGGAACGAGTGCCAGACGACGTTCATGCAGGGCCGCGCCGCGATGTGGCTCGACGGCATCGGCTTTGCCACGCCGCTGGAAGATCCGACCAAATCGCGCATCGTCGGCAAGGTCGGCTATGGCGTGACGCCGGCCGGCCCCAAGGCGCATCACTCGGCGCTGTTCGGCGACGGGCTGGGTATCGCGCGCGGGTCGAAGAACAAGCAGGCCGCCTGGCTCTACCTCCAGTACATGTGCAACAAGGGCAATCAGCTGGCGATGATCAAGGCGGGCGCCGGTGCGCCGGGCCGGCTGTCGGCGTTAGGCAGCTCGGAGGCCTCTGCCGGTTCGCGCTTCCCGAAGCAGTATTTCGAGTGCCTGGCGGAGTCGGGCAAGATCGCGCGCGCCGGCTTGCCGCAGATCATTCCGGTGACCGAGTTCCGCGACGTCTTCGGCGTGGCGATCACCAATACGCTGACTGGTGCGGACTCGGCCACCGAACTGAAGAAGGCGACCGAGACCTTCAAGCCGATCCTCGAGAAGAGCGAACAGGCTTAA
- a CDS encoding RbsD/FucU family protein has protein sequence MLKGLDPVLSADLLWLLAAMGHGDDLALVDANHPAETIARATTSGRLIRLPGLTMARAARAILSVLPIDDFEPGPVRRMLVVGDAQAVPVVQAQVQHELDRATGAPLPLVGIERFAFYEAAKAAFAVVQVGDPRPYGCFLFRKGVIAGEPG, from the coding sequence ATGCTGAAGGGCCTCGATCCCGTCCTCTCCGCCGATCTGCTCTGGCTGCTTGCCGCCATGGGCCATGGCGACGATCTCGCTCTGGTCGACGCCAATCACCCGGCCGAGACCATCGCGCGCGCCACCACCAGCGGCCGGCTCATTCGCCTGCCCGGGCTGACCATGGCCCGCGCCGCCCGCGCCATCCTCTCCGTGCTGCCGATCGACGATTTCGAGCCCGGCCCAGTGCGGCGCATGCTGGTGGTCGGCGATGCACAGGCGGTGCCCGTCGTGCAGGCGCAGGTGCAGCATGAGCTCGACCGCGCGACGGGCGCTCCCCTCCCGCTCGTCGGCATCGAGCGCTTCGCCTTCTATGAGGCGGCGAAGGCGGCCTTCGCCGTCGTCCAGGTCGGCGATCCCCGCCCCTATGGCTGCTTCCTGTTCCGCAAGGGCGTGATCGCCGGCGAACCCGGCTGA
- a CDS encoding sialic acid TRAP transporter substrate-binding protein SiaP: MARLTKRELLVGSAALAGASIAMPAVLRAQAIVLRWADGQAMTHPSPQSAAKAAADVKAKTGGRIDIQTFPAGQLGSSRDMVESVASGALTMVTEGAALLGQFVPQLSIIEAPYIWRDPAHMTRALKSPLMDELNKVLVEKRGMRVIGVTYYGVRHLTSGSKPINSVEDMKGFKLRVPEVDTFRAMAEAWGARPTPLNFSELYLALSQGAVDGQENPLPTIQSAKLAEVQKYLILTAHIITPRLVIVNDAAWSKLSEADRTVVRAAIDTASAWQDNEIVTQENGLAESLGKSGMTVIKPDLESFRKPVLASLPAKFESKWGKGLWQRIEAL; the protein is encoded by the coding sequence ATGGCCAGGCTGACCAAACGCGAACTGCTCGTCGGCTCCGCGGCGCTTGCCGGAGCGAGCATCGCCATGCCGGCCGTCCTGCGGGCGCAAGCGATCGTGCTGCGCTGGGCCGACGGCCAGGCGATGACGCATCCCTCGCCGCAAAGCGCGGCGAAGGCCGCAGCCGACGTCAAGGCGAAAACCGGCGGGCGCATCGACATCCAGACCTTCCCTGCCGGTCAGCTCGGCTCGTCGCGCGACATGGTCGAGTCCGTCGCCAGCGGCGCGCTCACCATGGTGACGGAGGGCGCGGCGCTGCTGGGCCAGTTCGTGCCGCAGCTATCGATCATCGAGGCGCCCTATATCTGGCGCGACCCGGCGCATATGACGCGGGCGCTGAAATCGCCGCTGATGGACGAACTTAACAAGGTGCTGGTCGAGAAGCGCGGTATGCGTGTCATCGGCGTGACCTATTACGGCGTCCGCCACCTCACCAGCGGCTCCAAGCCGATCAATTCAGTGGAGGACATGAAGGGCTTCAAGCTGCGGGTGCCGGAGGTCGACACCTTCCGCGCCATGGCCGAAGCCTGGGGCGCGCGGCCGACGCCATTGAACTTCAGCGAGCTCTATCTCGCCCTGTCGCAGGGCGCGGTCGACGGCCAGGAGAACCCGCTGCCGACGATCCAGTCGGCCAAGCTTGCCGAGGTCCAGAAATACCTCATCCTGACCGCGCATATCATCACGCCGCGCCTCGTCATCGTGAACGACGCGGCCTGGTCGAAGCTCTCCGAGGCCGACCGTACTGTCGTCCGGGCCGCGATCGACACGGCCTCGGCGTGGCAGGACAACGAGATCGTCACGCAGGAGAACGGGCTCGCCGAGAGCCTCGGCAAGAGCGGCATGACCGTGATCAAGCCCGATCTCGAGAGCTTCCGCAAGCCGGTGCTGGCGTCGCTGCCGGCCAAGTTCGAAAGCAAATGGGGCAAGGGCCTCTGGCAGCGCATCGAGGCGCTCTGA
- a CDS encoding carbohydrate ABC transporter permease: MTATTTLPANLAPPHPAPFTHSADFTPRYWLFSLPAVLIVAGVIVFPWLFTLYMSTQDWKIGGGPEFVGLQNFAELFRDARFIESMGHTAYFTILAVVLPILFGTAAALVFHREFPFRGLLRTVFVMPMMATPVAVALVWTMMFHPQLGVLNYLLSLVGIGPQNWVYDPGTVIPTLILVEVWHWTPLVMLIVLGGLAGLPREPYESALIDGANNWHMFRHITLPLVWPFIMVAIVIRTIDALKAFDTIFVITQGGPGTASETLNIFLYLQAFQFYKIGYASAVVVIFFVMIIMLSLLLLYARQKSKWNA; the protein is encoded by the coding sequence ATGACGGCAACGACAACCCTTCCAGCCAATCTCGCGCCGCCGCATCCCGCGCCGTTCACGCATTCGGCTGATTTCACGCCGCGCTACTGGCTGTTCTCGCTGCCGGCCGTGCTCATCGTCGCCGGCGTGATCGTCTTCCCCTGGCTATTCACGCTCTATATGTCGACGCAGGACTGGAAGATCGGCGGCGGGCCGGAATTCGTCGGCCTGCAGAATTTCGCCGAGCTTTTCCGCGATGCCCGCTTCATCGAATCGATGGGGCACACAGCCTATTTCACGATCCTGGCCGTGGTGCTGCCGATCCTGTTCGGCACGGCCGCGGCGCTGGTCTTCCATCGCGAGTTTCCGTTCAGGGGCCTGCTGCGCACCGTCTTCGTGATGCCGATGATGGCGACGCCGGTCGCGGTCGCGCTGGTCTGGACGATGATGTTCCACCCTCAGCTCGGCGTGCTGAACTACCTGCTCTCGCTGGTCGGCATCGGCCCGCAGAACTGGGTCTATGACCCGGGAACCGTGATCCCGACGCTGATCCTGGTCGAGGTTTGGCACTGGACGCCGCTGGTCATGCTGATCGTGCTCGGCGGCCTCGCCGGCCTGCCGCGCGAGCCCTATGAATCGGCGCTGATCGACGGCGCCAACAACTGGCACATGTTCCGCCACATCACGCTGCCGCTGGTCTGGCCCTTCATCATGGTCGCGATCGTGATCCGCACCATCGATGCGCTCAAGGCCTTCGACACGATCTTCGTGATCACCCAGGGCGGGCCGGGCACGGCGTCGGAGACGCTGAACATCTTCCTCTATCTGCAGGCCTTCCAGTTCTACAAGATCGGCTACGCCTCGGCCGTGGTGGTGATCTTCTTCGTGATGATCATCATGCTCTCGCTGCTGCTGCTCTATGCGCGCCAGAAGTCGAAATGGAACGCGTGA